The Acidicapsa acidisoli genome contains a region encoding:
- a CDS encoding tetratricopeptide repeat protein, whose product MRLRSLRGPWVAICLRIALGLVAALMGWPAAMGQSASPLPSDGVSISGAVVDSAGRHIPDVFVRLERSSVPGAVETTTDASGSFEFHSLKVGDYTLIAQKSRLRSHSTSVSATSADEVKQVKLVLEDLSAPVNAMEFADAPNFTVAGVTDWTAVGGHGSDSSLRTSEALTREALTLKPEAEHHSVTPATPNSIESDQAEGRLRAELANDPRSFAANHQLGEFYFRAARYHESIPLFGAAYEINPSDHGNEYDLARALKEVGDFQRAREHIQKLLAAEEVADYHRLAGELDEKLADPLAAVHELEQAVRLDPSEDNYFAWGSELLLHRAVWQAEQVFRKGAGAYPKSARLLTALGTALFASARYDEAAARLCEASDLNPSDSEPYIFMGKIEMAAPDSLACVEQKLARFAQDQPGNSLANYFYAMAVWKRQQQSADPLALQQVETLLTKAVTIDNKCADGYLQLGILRSSQRKYEDAIGLYEKAIEANPQLAEAHYRLGVAYDRTGEKTKAKEEFVLHDEIEKRQAAAIEEQRREVKQFQVLPQGPSVPPAAR is encoded by the coding sequence ATGCGGCTCCGTTCGTTGCGTGGCCCCTGGGTAGCGATCTGTCTTCGAATCGCCCTGGGGCTTGTCGCAGCGCTAATGGGTTGGCCTGCTGCAATGGGGCAGAGCGCGTCTCCTCTACCATCTGACGGAGTCTCGATCTCCGGCGCAGTGGTTGACTCGGCGGGCAGGCATATCCCCGATGTATTCGTGCGGCTCGAGCGATCCAGTGTTCCGGGCGCGGTTGAGACTACGACGGATGCCAGCGGCTCCTTTGAGTTTCATTCGCTGAAAGTTGGCGACTACACTCTCATTGCGCAAAAATCACGGCTTCGCAGTCATTCTACTTCTGTCTCTGCCACATCGGCGGACGAGGTGAAGCAGGTCAAACTTGTTCTTGAAGATTTGTCCGCTCCCGTCAACGCAATGGAATTCGCCGACGCGCCGAATTTCACAGTTGCAGGTGTCACCGATTGGACTGCTGTGGGAGGTCACGGATCGGATTCAAGTCTGCGTACGAGCGAAGCGCTCACCCGGGAAGCGCTCACTCTCAAACCCGAAGCAGAACATCATAGCGTCACGCCGGCTACACCGAATTCGATCGAATCGGATCAGGCTGAGGGCAGGCTGCGCGCAGAGCTTGCCAACGATCCCCGAAGCTTTGCGGCGAATCATCAGTTAGGCGAATTCTATTTTCGCGCCGCACGCTACCACGAGTCGATTCCCCTTTTTGGTGCGGCATATGAGATCAATCCATCCGATCATGGGAACGAGTATGACCTGGCGCGGGCTCTGAAGGAAGTCGGAGATTTTCAGCGTGCCAGAGAGCATATTCAAAAACTGCTCGCGGCCGAGGAGGTCGCTGACTATCATCGCCTTGCAGGGGAGCTAGACGAGAAGCTGGCTGATCCGCTGGCAGCCGTGCATGAACTGGAGCAGGCAGTTCGCCTAGATCCGAGCGAGGATAACTACTTTGCATGGGGCTCCGAGTTATTGCTTCATCGCGCCGTCTGGCAAGCCGAGCAGGTCTTCCGGAAGGGAGCCGGTGCTTATCCAAAGTCCGCTCGTCTGCTTACCGCATTGGGCACAGCTCTCTTCGCCAGCGCACGATACGACGAGGCCGCCGCGCGTCTTTGCGAGGCTTCGGACCTGAATCCTTCGGATTCGGAACCATATATCTTCATGGGCAAGATCGAGATGGCGGCGCCTGACTCGCTGGCGTGCGTCGAGCAGAAGCTGGCGCGGTTCGCGCAGGATCAGCCGGGCAATTCTCTCGCGAACTACTTCTACGCCATGGCGGTTTGGAAGCGGCAACAACAGTCAGCAGACCCTCTGGCATTGCAACAGGTTGAGACGCTGCTTACGAAAGCTGTGACCATCGATAACAAGTGTGCTGATGGTTATCTGCAGCTTGGGATTCTTCGTTCTTCCCAGCGAAAATATGAAGATGCGATTGGGCTGTACGAAAAGGCGATTGAGGCCAATCCGCAATTGGCTGAGGCGCATTATCGACTGGGGGTGGCTTACGATCGCACTGGCGAGAAGACAAAGGCTAAAGAGGAATTTGTCTTGCATGACGAGATCGAAAAGCGGCAAGCTGCTGCAATCGAAGAACAGCGGCGGGAGGTCAAGCAGTTCCAGGTGCTACCGCAGGGACCGTCTGTTCCGCCCGCGGCGCGATGA
- a CDS encoding GlcG/HbpS family heme-binding protein, whose protein sequence is MFKLLSALLLPLMAMQATELPSKQYLSLAAIKTMVAASEAKAKELNVEVTICVVDESGNLLFLEKGDGAALNTLDFAQKKARHAAFYGSPSKDGADAVKKGNVEVLAFPQFFPNQGGLPIKVSGHVLGGIAASGAKSEIDEQIAQAGIDALLKK, encoded by the coding sequence ATGTTCAAGCTACTCTCCGCGTTGCTTCTTCCTCTGATGGCAATGCAGGCAACCGAACTTCCAAGCAAGCAGTACCTGAGTCTCGCAGCGATCAAGACGATGGTCGCCGCATCGGAAGCAAAGGCCAAGGAACTCAACGTGGAGGTGACCATCTGTGTTGTCGACGAGAGCGGCAATTTGCTGTTTCTAGAAAAGGGCGATGGCGCTGCGCTTAACACTCTCGACTTTGCTCAGAAGAAGGCTCGCCACGCGGCCTTTTATGGAAGTCCGTCCAAGGATGGTGCCGATGCGGTCAAGAAGGGCAATGTCGAGGTACTGGCGTTTCCGCAATTCTTTCCCAATCAGGGTGGGTTGCCGATCAAAGTCAGTGGCCATGTCCTTGGCGGTATTGCGGCTAGCGGCGCCAAGTCAGAGATAGACGAACAAATCGCGCAGGCTGGCATAGACGCGCTGCTGAAGAAGTAG
- a CDS encoding CRTAC1 family protein, translating to MNLPRRRFLGSSLFILGSTLTEGLATPLWKWRDSALVKAAMSSPTSSPAQPGVQFVDVALQAGLTIPNVWGGVDHKRSILEAKGSGLAFFDYDNDGWLDIYLTNGDRLDAKWPAGQAPTSHLYKNNRDGTFTDVTEKSGLARTGWQTGVCVGDYNNDGWDDLFCCFWGHNILFHNNGDGTFTDVTHKAGLYQDQHRWGAGCTFLDYDRDGHLDLFVCNYIKLEPDQIPSPNDTKFCQWKGVPTMCGPRGLPGDTNILYRNNGDGTFTDVSAKAGILKPGPRYSISAVSYDFDNDGWPDIYVAVDSEPSILFQNNHDGTFTDVAVMAGCAYNDNGHEQAGMGLAVADYDCDGWFDIFKTNFADDTCNLYHNNGDGTFNDLTFASGVGINNSYVAWGCGFIDYDNDGWQDIVQINGHVYPEIDKYNFGQKFKNPRLVYRNLCNGHFKDVSTEMGPGISEHFSSRGAAFGDYDNDGDMDILILNMNDPPSLLRNDGGNKQNWIKIKLVGTKCNRTAIGARVRVTTGKHTQMDEVHSGTSVMSQSDLRLHFGLGKAETVDLIEVKWPTTQKIERFTQVKANQILTIREGEGVVSTFKPRTA from the coding sequence ATGAATCTTCCGCGACGCCGCTTTCTAGGCTCATCTCTCTTTATTCTCGGCAGCACGCTGACGGAGGGTCTCGCGACTCCGCTGTGGAAATGGCGAGATTCAGCGCTCGTTAAAGCCGCAATGTCGAGCCCCACATCCTCTCCCGCACAGCCTGGAGTGCAGTTCGTCGATGTTGCTCTGCAAGCAGGCTTGACCATCCCGAATGTCTGGGGCGGCGTAGACCATAAGAGATCCATCCTCGAAGCCAAGGGCAGCGGACTTGCATTCTTCGACTACGACAACGACGGATGGCTGGATATCTATCTCACTAATGGAGATAGGCTCGATGCGAAGTGGCCGGCAGGGCAGGCTCCAACCTCTCACCTCTACAAGAACAATCGCGATGGCACGTTTACCGATGTCACCGAGAAATCAGGTTTGGCACGCACCGGTTGGCAGACTGGCGTCTGCGTAGGCGACTACAACAATGACGGATGGGACGACCTTTTCTGCTGCTTCTGGGGGCATAACATCCTTTTCCATAACAACGGAGACGGTACATTCACGGACGTGACGCATAAGGCCGGCCTGTATCAGGATCAGCACCGCTGGGGCGCAGGCTGTACGTTTCTCGACTATGACCGGGACGGTCATCTTGATCTCTTCGTTTGCAATTACATCAAACTGGAACCTGACCAGATTCCCTCACCCAACGACACAAAGTTCTGCCAGTGGAAGGGCGTTCCAACGATGTGCGGCCCGCGCGGCCTTCCCGGCGATACGAATATTCTCTATCGCAACAATGGGGATGGCACATTCACGGATGTATCGGCGAAGGCAGGAATTTTGAAGCCAGGACCGCGCTACTCCATCTCGGCGGTCTCATACGATTTCGACAACGATGGTTGGCCGGACATCTATGTTGCAGTTGATTCGGAACCAAGCATTCTATTTCAGAACAACCACGACGGGACCTTTACCGATGTGGCTGTAATGGCTGGTTGCGCCTACAACGATAACGGTCACGAGCAGGCCGGCATGGGCCTGGCCGTGGCCGATTATGACTGCGACGGATGGTTCGACATCTTCAAGACTAACTTCGCGGATGATACCTGCAATCTATACCACAACAACGGCGACGGAACCTTCAACGATCTCACATTCGCTTCAGGCGTTGGAATCAACAATAGCTATGTTGCCTGGGGATGCGGCTTCATTGACTACGACAATGATGGCTGGCAGGATATCGTTCAGATCAATGGACATGTGTATCCGGAGATCGATAAGTATAACTTCGGCCAGAAATTCAAGAATCCCCGCTTGGTATATCGCAATCTGTGCAATGGCCACTTCAAGGATGTTTCAACAGAGATGGGACCCGGCATCAGCGAACATTTTTCCAGTCGCGGCGCGGCGTTTGGAGACTACGACAACGACGGCGATATGGATATCCTCATCCTGAATATGAACGATCCCCCGTCTCTGCTTCGCAACGACGGAGGCAACAAACAGAACTGGATCAAGATCAAACTTGTGGGTACAAAATGCAATCGAACTGCAATCGGCGCGCGTGTTCGGGTCACGACGGGCAAGCATACTCAGATGGACGAAGTGCATAGCGGAACAAGCGTCATGTCGCAAAGCGACCTTCGCCTTCACTTCGGCCTGGGTAAAGCAGAAACCGTCGATCTGATCGAAGTAAAGTGGCCGACCACTCAAAAGATCGAGCGATTTACGCAGGTCAAGGCGAATCAGATACTCACCATCCGCGAGGGTGAAGGCGTCGTTTCGACCTTTAAGCCGAGAACCGCGTAG
- a CDS encoding tetratricopeptide repeat protein, translating to MGLAPVILRPAPFFGASWLFDSSRTAAGQNPEFRYSDARLTPHYPAKSPLADVLRLVPPGADSYVTEKYAFEIAALLKQWSHALKATTPDNGRFSALEVLTKLLNTEFQGSRMGSAAQTTLRSDHGISVFRRRFPKDLISNTKQFCHEIQGWLGPETSIETADFEIVEIEEIGSAPHALRLEIRYDIVARRGSGPELERAERVGTWRTEWLRDDSEAWKAQRWKASEETLTVLRGPGFLDVTPQAFAGVESYTKQMLRGADYWRTVLDGACGIDVYGNNGVAAGDFDNDGFDDLYVCQPAGIPNRLYRNRGDGTFEDVTEKSGVGVLDSTACALFADFDNQGRQDLLVVCGSGPLLFINQGNGSFAIKRDAFQFANPPQGTFTHAALADYDRDGRLDIYFCTYSYYLGLDQYHYPVPYFDARNGPLNYLMHNEGNGAFTDRTEAAGLNVDNDRYSFACAWGDSGANGGPDLYVSNDFGRGNFYRNDGHGRFTSAATAAHVEDPGAGMSASWSDFDNDGKQDIYVANMWSSAGQRISSQKQFQIATPEDIRTLYQRHARGNSLYRNKGDGTFENICRQSGVEMGRWSWCSDFLDLDHDGYPDLYVANGYISAPPAPDSKSGNQDKNVSDHYDLGSFFWRQVVAKSPEDATPSLAYERGWNALNELIRSDTSWSGVERNVLFANNRDGTFSEVSGPLGLDFSEDSRSFALADLDHDGRLEVILKNRNGPQLRVLHNGMKELGRSIAFRLRGHRSNRDAIGAAVTVEAGTLRQTRYLQAGSGFLAQHSKELFFGVGDTQGTVRASIRWPSGLTQEFDGLPVNHRIEIEEGSASFTAKPFATTVKSYAQAAPPSPLEPLPAQIGTWLIEPLKAPQFSLPDLTGAMRSIQSLVDGFTLLNFWATTAEESQEQLKALHQNRAALASGGLRVVALNTDNAEDIPKARSFAAQESLTFPVLLATEEVAGIYNIIYRYLFDRRRDLPIPASFLLDKDGMIVKVYQGSVDSQHLLEDLRSVPTTATDRMQKALPLGGTLYQSTFQRNDFTYGVAMFQHGYLDQAAQSFQQVVASKPDNPEAYYNLGTLNLRRNNFTEARHYLEQTLKLRPNYPEAWNNLGMMAAQQGHPEEAIQNFERSLQLRPGYAIALLNLGNVYRRQGNFDKAQESLNHALELQPDDPEIYYNLGMLYAQQNQIKQASEYLQKAIDLRPDYAEALNNLGVLFVRGEDYAEAEEQFKRCIQVAPTFDQSYINLARLYAMQKDSNKAREVLQELLRLQPQNPGAKQAMEMLQ from the coding sequence ATGGGGTTAGCTCCCGTAATTCTCCGTCCGGCGCCCTTCTTCGGAGCCTCGTGGCTGTTCGATTCCAGCCGAACGGCTGCCGGTCAGAATCCCGAATTCCGCTATTCCGACGCTCGTCTCACTCCCCATTACCCAGCCAAATCGCCGCTCGCAGATGTCCTGCGTCTTGTGCCTCCCGGAGCGGACAGCTATGTTACTGAAAAATATGCTTTTGAGATCGCGGCACTCCTGAAGCAATGGAGCCACGCCCTCAAGGCAACTACCCCGGACAACGGACGTTTCAGCGCCTTGGAGGTCTTAACGAAGCTCCTAAACACCGAGTTTCAAGGCTCCCGGATGGGGTCTGCGGCCCAAACCACGTTACGCTCAGATCATGGAATCAGCGTTTTCAGAAGACGTTTTCCTAAAGATCTAATTTCGAATACGAAACAATTTTGCCACGAAATTCAAGGCTGGCTTGGACCGGAAACCAGTATCGAAACCGCCGACTTCGAAATCGTCGAGATCGAGGAGATTGGCAGCGCACCGCACGCGCTCCGGCTGGAAATCCGCTATGACATTGTCGCGCGCCGCGGCAGTGGGCCAGAGTTGGAGCGCGCGGAACGCGTAGGCACCTGGCGCACCGAATGGTTACGAGACGATTCCGAGGCGTGGAAGGCGCAAAGGTGGAAGGCGAGCGAAGAAACGCTCACCGTATTGCGCGGACCAGGCTTTCTGGATGTTACTCCCCAGGCTTTTGCCGGAGTCGAGTCGTATACGAAGCAGATGCTTCGCGGCGCAGACTACTGGCGCACGGTGCTCGATGGCGCTTGCGGCATCGACGTGTACGGCAACAATGGCGTGGCGGCGGGCGACTTCGACAATGACGGCTTCGACGATCTCTATGTCTGCCAGCCGGCAGGAATTCCGAATCGGCTATATCGAAACCGCGGCGATGGCACCTTTGAAGATGTGACGGAAAAATCCGGCGTCGGAGTCCTCGACAGCACTGCCTGCGCACTCTTTGCCGACTTTGACAATCAGGGGCGTCAGGACCTTCTGGTCGTGTGCGGCAGCGGTCCCCTGCTCTTTATCAATCAGGGCAACGGCTCATTTGCAATCAAACGTGACGCATTCCAGTTCGCCAACCCGCCGCAGGGGACATTCACCCATGCCGCGCTGGCCGATTATGACCGCGACGGGCGGCTCGACATTTATTTCTGTACTTATTCCTACTATCTGGGCCTCGATCAGTATCACTATCCGGTGCCCTACTTCGACGCCCGCAACGGTCCGCTGAATTACCTAATGCACAACGAAGGAAACGGTGCCTTTACCGACCGGACCGAAGCAGCAGGACTCAACGTCGACAACGACCGCTACAGTTTTGCCTGTGCATGGGGCGACTCCGGGGCAAATGGCGGCCCCGATCTCTATGTCTCAAACGATTTCGGCCGCGGAAACTTCTACCGAAACGACGGTCACGGCAGGTTTACTTCTGCGGCGACAGCAGCCCACGTCGAAGACCCCGGAGCGGGAATGAGCGCCAGTTGGAGCGATTTCGATAACGATGGGAAGCAGGACATCTACGTCGCCAACATGTGGTCGTCCGCCGGCCAAAGAATTTCTTCACAGAAACAATTTCAAATCGCAACACCTGAAGACATTCGCACACTGTATCAACGCCACGCACGAGGCAACTCCCTATATAGGAATAAAGGGGATGGGACGTTTGAAAATATCTGCCGGCAGTCGGGAGTGGAGATGGGACGTTGGTCCTGGTGTTCGGACTTCTTGGACTTGGATCACGACGGCTACCCTGACCTTTACGTCGCCAACGGCTACATCTCAGCTCCACCTGCTCCGGATTCGAAATCTGGCAACCAGGATAAGAATGTTTCGGATCACTACGACCTCGGAAGCTTCTTCTGGCGCCAAGTCGTTGCCAAGTCTCCTGAGGATGCGACGCCCTCCCTGGCATACGAGCGCGGCTGGAACGCGCTTAACGAATTGATCCGGTCAGATACCTCATGGAGCGGGGTTGAACGCAACGTCCTCTTCGCAAATAACCGCGACGGGACATTCTCCGAGGTTTCCGGGCCACTCGGGCTGGATTTTTCCGAGGATAGCCGCTCCTTTGCGCTCGCCGATCTCGACCACGACGGACGACTGGAAGTCATTCTCAAGAACCGGAACGGCCCTCAGCTTCGCGTTTTGCACAACGGCATGAAGGAACTGGGCCGCTCGATCGCTTTCCGGCTGCGAGGCCACAGAAGTAATCGCGACGCCATTGGAGCAGCGGTTACCGTCGAAGCCGGAACTCTGCGCCAGACCAGATATCTGCAGGCAGGTTCCGGATTTCTGGCCCAGCACTCGAAAGAACTCTTCTTCGGAGTCGGCGACACTCAGGGAACCGTGCGCGCTTCGATTCGCTGGCCCAGCGGGCTCACGCAGGAGTTTGACGGCCTGCCTGTGAATCACCGGATTGAGATTGAAGAGGGCTCGGCATCGTTTACGGCCAAACCATTCGCGACGACCGTGAAGTCGTACGCTCAGGCCGCACCGCCATCGCCGCTCGAACCGCTGCCTGCGCAAATTGGCACCTGGCTCATCGAGCCTTTGAAGGCGCCACAATTTTCTCTCCCGGATCTTACCGGCGCGATGCGAAGTATCCAGAGCCTTGTTGACGGATTTACGTTATTGAATTTCTGGGCGACGACCGCAGAGGAGAGCCAGGAACAACTCAAAGCGCTGCATCAGAATCGAGCAGCGCTGGCTTCAGGCGGGCTCAGAGTCGTAGCCCTGAACACCGACAACGCTGAGGATATTCCCAAAGCGCGTTCGTTTGCTGCGCAGGAGTCGCTGACTTTTCCAGTGCTCTTGGCGACGGAAGAAGTCGCGGGCATTTACAACATCATTTATCGATATCTCTTCGACCGCCGCAGGGATCTCCCGATTCCTGCCTCTTTCCTGCTCGACAAAGACGGCATGATCGTAAAGGTCTATCAAGGCTCCGTGGATTCTCAACATCTGTTGGAGGATCTTCGATCGGTCCCGACGACAGCAACAGATCGCATGCAAAAGGCGTTGCCTCTTGGCGGAACACTGTATCAAAGCACGTTTCAGCGAAATGATTTTACCTATGGCGTGGCTATGTTCCAACACGGATACCTGGATCAGGCTGCACAGTCGTTTCAACAGGTGGTCGCCTCAAAGCCCGACAATCCGGAAGCTTATTACAACCTCGGCACATTGAATCTGCGAAGAAATAACTTCACGGAAGCGCGCCACTATCTTGAACAAACGCTCAAGCTGCGCCCCAATTACCCCGAAGCGTGGAACAATCTCGGAATGATGGCAGCGCAGCAAGGCCATCCGGAGGAAGCAATTCAGAACTTTGAACGGTCATTGCAACTCCGGCCTGGCTACGCGATTGCCCTATTGAACCTCGGCAATGTATACCGGCGTCAGGGGAACTTTGATAAAGCCCAGGAGTCCCTCAACCATGCGCTCGAACTTCAACCTGACGATCCCGAGATTTACTACAACCTCGGTATGCTCTACGCTCAGCAGAACCAGATAAAACAAGCATCCGAGTATCTGCAGAAGGCCATCGATCTGCGGCCGGATTATGCAGAGGCATTGAATAATCTCGGTGTTCTATTCGTGCGCGGCGAAGACTACGCAGAGGCCGAAGAACAATTCAAGAGATGCATCCAGGTTGCGCCAACCTTTGATCAGTCTTATATCAACCTAGCGCGCCTCTACGCCATGCAGAAGGACAGCAACAAGGCCAGAGAAGTATTACAGGAACTGCTGCGCCTCCAACCGCAGAATCCCGGAGCAAAGCAAGCCATGGAAATGCTTCAATGA